ttatatttcgtcttcttaatgttattcctcattatttgtgtgagacgtatgtgtctaaatcttttggttttttgatttctttagcggtttttgtgttcaatttaaattgttatttcttttttcatgaatttctcttctttaaattttctctaagcgtacctttataattttctgaacttattttcattatttaaatatcctttttttcttttgcaaTTTTCTCCTAATTGTTCACGTgaaccccaccttaattttttttttaatttctactaTTCTAGAAGAGTGAGCTCCACCTTAattatattagaagagtgggtggaCATCATCCAACCTACTCTTCTAATATAATATAGTAGAATATAAGAAAGACGTCAATACCTCTCCATCGTGTATGCAACTCTCAACGAATCCATCCTTTTCAAATTGCTTTACACACTCACCGCCCAACTTTCAACGTTTACACAACTGGCACAAATCAAAATGATTGATAGATAATTAAACAAAGCATAACGTTATCGTGAAAGCCTGTAAATTTAAAAACAAATCCTTTTAAAAATCTTTGATAAGAACATGGGGCTAACTCCCTCAAATCTCCAACCAAAGTCAACAATCAACTACCAGCAATGAAAACCgcttaatatttttattttcttgataattgaGATGTCCAGATTAATTTGCGCTCAGCTCAGTTATTTCATTTTTAATAGTGACGTCGAAACCACTTTGCAGATACCTCAAACTCTTCCACCGGACACAATAACTAGGAACGGCGTAATTTTGGCAACAAACACAATGGAGAAAATAATTCAAGTGGACGTAGCGCAAATTAATAGGAATTTTCTTCCAGCAAAATGTCATAGAAAACACTACTGTAGTATATACCTTGTCAACTTTGACTTGTTATCGGAATAGCCTTGTTGCGTTTGAacctcccttctttttttttttttttttttttttgactaagaTCACTTCGTTTTCTTGCAAGGTAGAAACATAATATAATATACAAACAATCCCTAGCATCACTTTACATGAAGCATGATACCAGACTGTCTATAGTGAACAACCTCTTCATCAGTTAATAGTACAAtgaaaaattatttcactttTTGAGTATTGGTAGATACAACTTACAAAAGGAGTTTAAATAAAACATATGAAATGCAAAATAAATAGTGAGTAAAAGAATAAGGCAGTACgaggaaggaaaaagaaaaaggaaaaagtgaCTTCTGTTGTTAAGAGGCCGATAGCACATTGCCTTAACGAGCTGTAGCAACGTGTATTTGATTTGAGATTTTAACGTCCTTTTGGATTCATGATTTGGGAGAAAACAGCACTAGGTGTTAGACCGTCCGAGTCTTCACTAGCAAGGCTGCGGCCGCCAATGCTCATGGATATCCCACTGCTTCTTGAATCAGTCATGCTGGCATCATAACCACCTGGGGATGCATCCTTTCCTTTGCATGTGACATCATCAAAGCCGCCTTCTTCAATGTCCATTTTTCCAAAACCTTTGCCGCCACACTCCTCTGCACTCTCCTGAAGTTGCAGAGCAAATTCAAGGTTCCAAAGCACATCTCCCATCGACGGCCTGTCTACACCAACATCAGACACACACTTCACTGCTGTCTCTGTAAATTTCTTCAAGCATTCTGGTGCAAGCTTCCCTTTCAGATATGGGTCGATTATCTGGTCAAACGTGCCCTTCTTGTAGCAATGGAAAGCCCACTCTGCTAAGCTCACTTGCTCCTTTGGAAGAGTTGGGTTCAGTGCTGGCCGAGCACACAATATCTCAAACAGCACTACACCAAATGAGTAGACGTCAGATTTGTCTGTGAGTTGCTGCCTTCTGAAGTATTCTGGATCAAGATATCCAAAACTGCCCTTCACCACGGTACTGACATGGGTGTGATCCAATGTAGGACCTGTTTTAGACAACCCAAAATCAGAAACCTTTGCCACCCACTTCTCATCCAAGAGGATATTAGTGGTCTTTACATCACGGTGGATAATAGTATGCTTGGCACCAGTATGAAGATAGTGCAACCCACGAGCAGCACCAATGCAAATCTCAAGCCTCTGCTTCCACGGTAAAGGAGGCTTCTGAGTCTTATATAGATGCTCACGAAGGGTACCGTGAGCCATGTAGTCATATACAAGGATCATTTCACAGTTCTCTTCACAATAACCAATCAAAGAAACAAGATGCCTATGGCGAAGTTTCGAGAGCATTTCAATTTCCGTTTGGAATTCATGAACACCTTGCTCAGAAAGAGGATTCCCACGTTTGATAGCAACTTTCGTGCCACCATCAATTTCTCCCTGGTATACTTTCCCAAAACCACCCACCCCAAGAAGCAGAGCTTCATCAAAGTTATTGGTGGCTGCCTTGATCTCTGCAAATGAAAAGTGACGACAAAGGTTTGATGGGAGGGACGAAGCATAACTGCCTGTAGTGTTCGTCTTAGCAGAACCAGAAGTATGTGAATTTCCATACAAAGAAAGAGGGAGCCACCCTGACGGTCCATCGCTTGGACTTTGGACCTTCCCACCTTTCCGGCGGCGCTTGATAAGGCATACAACTAACCCACTAAGAATTGCAGCAGCAATTGCACCTCCAACACCTCCACCAATAGCTGATTTATTATTTTTTGATTGACCTTTTTTGGATGGCAGAGGGTCAATATGATCTGGTTCTGCAACTGGAACAGGATTAGGCCCAGCAAGGTTTCCATTGGTGTCACTCACTTTAAAAATCTCTATTCCATTCAAAATTGCATCATAAAAATTGGATTTTGAAGCTGTGTTTGGATGGAGGGCAAGCCAAAGATCCTGCTGTGTAGCCCCAGGAGGGACTTGGACCACAAAATCCTTGTGGAATGTAACCCCGTTGCCTCCAGCATAAGCAATGACATCTGCTGCAGGATCTGCGGTCTGATTATTCATGTAAACGATAAACACCCTCTGGTTGATTTTTGTGATATTTTTAGTGATTTCACAGAAATGGAGCCTAACAAGATAAGAGAATCCCGAATCAACTGAGAAAACCCAACTCAAATTGTACTGCAGGTTAATTTGAGGAGTTGGACCCATTGACCTAATTGTCTTATAGACATCAAGTGGGGCAATGTACGATGGCGTTCCGCCATGATAGCTTACTGTGACATTCTCATCATCGGCAGTATCTGTAACTCCACTGGCTGCTCCAAATATATACTGTGCGTCATCACCCCAAGACCTAAACATACCAGTATCACCTGACGGTGAGATCACATTGCCTCCAACATTAAGGCGATAAACATTTTCCAGGGCAGTAGAATTGTCAATGATGAAAGGGGCACCCTGACTCTGACCCACGACGAAGGTAAGTCCATCTTCTGTATTATAGATATCAGGATGTGAAATAATCTCAATCCCATTGACAAACGCAAAGGAGTTTGAAGTATTTGGAGAGGGTGTGAAAGTCATGTTCAAAGTTACTGATGGCACATTGATTGAGAACTCCTTGGTCAAGTAATCATAGGTAAGAGCTTCAGCTGTTTGTGCAGCACTGAAGTTTTTAAGCAAGGTATATGATCCAACGGTCACATCAAAGATGGCATTGGTAGAATTAAGCTTGTTGTAAGACGAGGGATAGAAATAGAGACGCACAAACTTACGACCAGATGCTACAGGGAAACTATAGGTGAACTCAGACTGGAAAACACGGGCAGACATAAAAGGGACTTGAGGGACAGATGGCTTTTGATCAGCAGCATCAGAGCTTGCTGACTTATGACCCAACATATATTTTGACCCAATATCCGTGCGCCATTTCCGACCATCTGCATCTGGAAGATTATCAGGACCTCCACAGTTCAACAGAATATCATCACCGGGCACATAGTTTTGCGCCGATGTCACATTAACTACAACAGCCAACAACACAAAAGCGGAAACCAACAGAAAACAGAATTTACTGCTGTCTGTCATTGATGCTACACAACCCGATAGTAGTCCTTAGAAatcactggaaaaaaaaaaaaaagaagaaacatcaGTTCCCATCTGTTGACCT
The nucleotide sequence above comes from Lycium barbarum isolate Lr01 chromosome 3, ASM1917538v2, whole genome shotgun sequence. Encoded proteins:
- the LOC132631601 gene encoding receptor-like protein kinase FERONIA encodes the protein MTDSSKFCFLLVSAFVLLAVVVNVTSAQNYVPGDDILLNCGGPDNLPDADGRKWRTDIGSKYMLGHKSASSDAADQKPSVPQVPFMSARVFQSEFTYSFPVASGRKFVRLYFYPSSYNKLNSTNAIFDVTVGSYTLLKNFSAAQTAEALTYDYLTKEFSINVPSVTLNMTFTPSPNTSNSFAFVNGIEIISHPDIYNTEDGLTFVVGQSQGAPFIIDNSTALENVYRLNVGGNVISPSGDTGMFRSWGDDAQYIFGAASGVTDTADDENVTVSYHGGTPSYIAPLDVYKTIRSMGPTPQINLQYNLSWVFSVDSGFSYLVRLHFCEITKNITKINQRVFIVYMNNQTADPAADVIAYAGGNGVTFHKDFVVQVPPGATQQDLWLALHPNTASKSNFYDAILNGIEIFKVSDTNGNLAGPNPVPVAEPDHIDPLPSKKGQSKNNKSAIGGGVGGAIAAAILSGLVVCLIKRRRKGGKVQSPSDGPSGWLPLSLYGNSHTSGSAKTNTTGSYASSLPSNLCRHFSFAEIKAATNNFDEALLLGVGGFGKVYQGEIDGGTKVAIKRGNPLSEQGVHEFQTEIEMLSKLRHRHLVSLIGYCEENCEMILVYDYMAHGTLREHLYKTQKPPLPWKQRLEICIGAARGLHYLHTGAKHTIIHRDVKTTNILLDEKWVAKVSDFGLSKTGPTLDHTHVSTVVKGSFGYLDPEYFRRQQLTDKSDVYSFGVVLFEILCARPALNPTLPKEQVSLAEWAFHCYKKGTFDQIIDPYLKGKLAPECLKKFTETAVKCVSDVGVDRPSMGDVLWNLEFALQLQESAEECGGKGFGKMDIEEGGFDDVTCKGKDASPGGYDASMTDSRSSGISMSIGGRSLASEDSDGLTPSAVFSQIMNPKGR